The following coding sequences are from one Prionailurus viverrinus isolate Anna chromosome D2, UM_Priviv_1.0, whole genome shotgun sequence window:
- the PRAP1 gene encoding proline-rich acidic protein 1, translated as MRRLLLVASLAALLLGEAGSASKPQVLIKTKGKVGAPEQDTEEPWGVPSLGRDDELMGLPSWDPEPDRDGLYHPPPEEAQAKAGLRSWSLPPRQELQGPEEDRDHIYHPRDDS; from the exons ATGAGGAG GCTCCTCCTGGTTGCCAGCCTGGCGGCTCTGCTGCTGGGGGAGGCAGGCTCGGCTTCCAAGCCCCAG GTCCTCATCAAGACCAAAGGCAAAGTTGGGGCCCCTGAGCAGGACACAGAGGA GCCCTGGGGCGTCCCTTCTCTGGGAAGGGACGACGAGCTCATGGGGCTGCCCAGCTGGGACCCGGAGCCTGACCGTGACGGCCTGTACCACCCACCACCTGAGGAGGCCCAGGCCAAGGCAGGGCTCCGTTCTTGGTCACTGCCACCTCGCCAGGAGCTTCAGGGGCCAGAGGAGGATCGAGACCACATCTACCACCCCAGGGACGACTCCTGA
- the CALY gene encoding neuron-specific vesicular protein calcyon, producing the protein MVKLGCSFSGKPGKDPGDQDGATTDSVPLISPLDVSQLQPPFPDQVVIKTQTEYQLSPPDQPKKFPDLEAQKLACNHPEEGRRLPTARMIAFAMALLGCVLIMYKAIWYDQFTCPDGFLLRHKICTPLTLEMYYTEMDPERHRSILAAIGAYPLSRKHGTETPSAWGEGYRAVKEGPKAPTQAGSAAAAAAATEPPGKPSAPGEKEAARKAAGSAPPPAPQ; encoded by the exons ATGGTGAAGCTGGGCTGCAGCTTCTCCGGGAAGCCGGGCAAGGACCCCGGGGACCAGGATGGGGCTACCACGGACAGCGTCCCTCTGATCAGCCCCCTGGACGTCAGCCAGCTCCAGCCACCATTCCCGGACCAG GTGGTTATCAAGACACAGACAGAATACCAGCTGTCCCCCCCGGACCAGCCAAAGAAGTTCCCCGACCTGGAGGCCCAGAAGCTGGCCTGCAACCACCCTGAGGAAGGACGCAGG CTGCCCACGGCGCGGATGATCGCCTTTGCCATGGCGCTCCTGGGCTGTGTCCTGATCATGTACAAGGCCATCTGGTATGACCAGTTCACCTGCCCCGACGGCTTCCTGCTCCGG cacAAGATCTGCACCCCGCTGACCCTGGAGATGTACTACACCGAGATGGACCCCGAGCGCCACCGCAGCATCCTGGCAGCCATCGGGGCCTACCCGCTGAGCCGCAAGCACGGCACGGAGACGCCCTCGGCCTGGGGGGAGGGCTACCGCGCCGTCAAGGAGGGACCCAAGGCGCCCACCCAGGCGGggtcggcggcggcggcggcggcggccaccGAGCCCCCCGGGAAGCCCTCGGCGCCGGGAGAGAAAGAGGCGGCGCGGAAGGCGGCAGGcagcgccccgcccccggccccccagtGA
- the FUOM gene encoding fucose mutarotase isoform X1, with product MVVLKGIPALLSPELLYALARMGHGDEIVFADVNFPTSSICRCGPEEIRADGQQGRWHHRQPGGRGLESQAGTVPSGLGIPQLLEAVLKLLPLDTYVESPAAVMDLVPSDRTKGLQTPVWRSYQSILSGAGCTDILAKIERFEFYARAKKAFAVVATGETALYGNLILKKGVLAPDALC from the exons ATGGTGGTGCTGAAGGGCATCCCAGCGCTGCTGTCCCCCGAGCTGCTCTACGCCCTGGCGCGGATGGGGCACGGAGACGAGATCG TTTTTGCAGACGTGAacttccccacctcctccataTGCAGGTGTGGCCCGGAGGAGATCCGTGCCGACG GCCAACAGGGCAGGTGGCACCATCGGCAGCCAGGTGGGAGAGGACTGGAGTCTCAGGCTGGCACTGTGCCCTCAGGCCTGGGCATCCCGCAGCTCCTGGAGGCCGTGCTGAAGCTGCTGCCCCTGGACACCTACGTAGAGAGCCCA GCTGCTGTCATGGACCTGGTGCCCAGCGACAGGACGAAGGGCCTTCAGACCCCAGTGTGGAGGAGCTACCAGTCCATCCTGTCCGGGGCTGGCTGCACG GACATCCTGGCGAAGATAGAGAGGTTTGAGTTTTATGCGCGGGCCAAGAAGGCTTTTGCTGTTGTAGCAACTGG GGAGACAGCCCTCTACGGAAACCTCATCCTCAAGAAGGGGGTGCTGGCCCCCGACGCCCTCTGCTAG
- the ECHS1 gene encoding enoyl-CoA hydratase, mitochondrial: protein MAALRALLPCVRGPLHPRLGCAALRAFASGADFQYLITEKKGKDGNVGLIQLNRPKALNALCNGLITELNQALDAFEEDPAVGAIVLTGGEKAFAAGADIKEMQSRTFQDCYSSMFLSHWDRLARVKKPVIAAVNGYALGGGCELAMMCDIIYAGEKAQFAQPEILLGTIPGAGGTQRLTRAVGKSLAMEMVLTGDRISAQDAKQAGLVSKIFPVETLVEEAIRCAEKIASNSKIIAAMAKESVNAAFEMTLTEGNKLEKKLFYSTFATEDRKEGMTAFVEKRKASFKDQ from the exons ATGGCAGCCCTGCGCGCCCTGCTGCCCTGCGTCCGCGGCCCGCTGCACCCCCGGCTCGGCTGCGCGGCCCTGCGCGCCTTCGCCTCGG GTGCCGACTTTCAGTACCTCATCAcagaaaagaaggggaaggacGGCAACGTGGGGCTGATCCAACTGAACCGCCCCAAAGCACTCAACGCGCTCTGCAATGGCCTGATAACGGAGCTCAACCAGGCACTGGACGCCTTTGAGGAGGACCCCGCTGTGGGGGCCATCGTCCTCACGGGTGGGGAGAAGGCATTTGCAG CTGGAGCCGACATCAAGGAGATGCAGAGCCGAACGTTCCAGGACTGTTACTCCAGCATGTTCTTGAGCCACTGGGACCGACTTGCCCGGGTTAAGAAGCCAGTCATAGCTGCTGTCAATGGCTACGCC CTTGGTGGCGGCTGCGAACTTGCTATGATGTGTGACATCATTTATGCGGGAGAGAAAGCCCAGTTTGCGCAGCCGGAAATCCTACTAGGAACCATTCCAG GTGCAGGGGGCACCCAGAGACTGACCCGTGCTGTTGGAAAGTCACTGGCCATGGAGATGGTCCTCACTGGTGACCGGATCTCTGCCCAGGATGCCAAGCAAGCAG GTCTTGTAAGCAAAATTTTTCCTGTGGAGACACTGGTCGAAGAAGCCATCCGGTGTGCGGAGAAAATTGCCAGCAATTCCAAAATCATAGCAGCAATGGCCAAAGAGTCCGTGAATGCAG cttttgAAATGACATTAACAGAGGGAAACAAGTTGGAGAAGAAGCTCTTCTATTCAACGTTCGCTACT GAAGACCGGAAGGAAGGGATGACTGCATttgtggaaaagagaaaggccAGTTTCAAAGACCAGTGA
- the FUOM gene encoding fucose mutarotase isoform X2 yields the protein MVVLKGIPALLSPELLYALARMGHGDEIVFADVNFPTSSICRCGPEEIRADGLGIPQLLEAVLKLLPLDTYVESPAAVMDLVPSDRTKGLQTPVWRSYQSILSGAGCTDILAKIERFEFYARAKKAFAVVATGETALYGNLILKKGVLAPDALC from the exons ATGGTGGTGCTGAAGGGCATCCCAGCGCTGCTGTCCCCCGAGCTGCTCTACGCCCTGGCGCGGATGGGGCACGGAGACGAGATCG TTTTTGCAGACGTGAacttccccacctcctccataTGCAGGTGTGGCCCGGAGGAGATCCGTGCCGACG GCCTGGGCATCCCGCAGCTCCTGGAGGCCGTGCTGAAGCTGCTGCCCCTGGACACCTACGTAGAGAGCCCA GCTGCTGTCATGGACCTGGTGCCCAGCGACAGGACGAAGGGCCTTCAGACCCCAGTGTGGAGGAGCTACCAGTCCATCCTGTCCGGGGCTGGCTGCACG GACATCCTGGCGAAGATAGAGAGGTTTGAGTTTTATGCGCGGGCCAAGAAGGCTTTTGCTGTTGTAGCAACTGG GGAGACAGCCCTCTACGGAAACCTCATCCTCAAGAAGGGGGTGCTGGCCCCCGACGCCCTCTGCTAG